In Janthinobacterium rivuli, a single genomic region encodes these proteins:
- a CDS encoding lysophospholipid acyltransferase family protein, with product MHRLKAVRTGLSIGWRTIATALSFAAFGLGGLLLRVLVFPVLQMLVWRCETRIACARTIIRWSFRLYIGLMRFLGVLRYDLRGLDKLERGGLLILANHPTLIDTIFLMAYVKQADCIVKSDLWNNPFTGGPVRAAGYINNTGGAELVDACLASLERGNNLIIFPEGTRTPCSGEVLLKRGAANIAVRGRRDVTPVLIRCLPRTLGKGEPWWRVPARRAHFEIAVQDDLAIGEFTGGGASDVMAARTLTTHLQHYFSGKQEQHA from the coding sequence ATGCATAGGCTGAAGGCTGTCCGCACCGGCCTGTCGATAGGCTGGCGTACCATCGCGACCGCGCTCAGTTTTGCCGCCTTCGGCCTCGGTGGCTTGCTGCTGCGCGTGCTGGTGTTTCCCGTGCTGCAGATGCTGGTGTGGCGGTGCGAGACGCGCATTGCCTGCGCGCGCACCATCATCCGCTGGAGTTTTCGCTTGTACATCGGTCTGATGCGTTTTCTCGGCGTACTGCGCTACGACTTGCGCGGTCTCGACAAGCTGGAACGCGGCGGCTTGCTAATCCTGGCCAATCATCCGACCCTGATCGACACGATTTTCCTGATGGCGTATGTCAAGCAGGCCGATTGCATCGTCAAGTCCGATTTGTGGAATAACCCGTTTACGGGCGGTCCCGTGCGCGCGGCAGGCTATATCAATAACACGGGCGGCGCCGAACTGGTGGACGCCTGCCTGGCATCGCTGGAGCGCGGCAATAACCTGATCATTTTCCCGGAAGGCACGCGCACGCCATGCAGCGGCGAGGTCCTGCTGAAGCGGGGCGCGGCGAATATCGCCGTGCGCGGCCGCCGCGACGTGACGCCGGTGCTGATCCGTTGCCTGCCCAGGACCCTGGGCAAGGGCGAGCCATGGTGGCGCGTGCCGGCCCGCCGTGCGCATTTCGAGATCGCCGTGCAGGACGACCTGGCGATCGGCGAGTTTACCGGCGGTGGCGCCAGCGACGTGATGGCGGCGCGTACCTTGACCACTCATTTGCAACATTACTTTAGCGGGAAACAGGAACAACATGCTTGA
- a CDS encoding beta-ketoacyl synthase chain length factor → MRTDGVRFSIVRHAAWAPGLETPQQWRAWAQSTLPVAPIAAAGEPGVRAMTPMLRRRAGQLGKMALEVAYACLGEQRDIPLVFCSRHGEVARAVELLSALAQGEPLSPTAFGMAVHNASAGLFSIARADTANQLAIAAGAASLEAAVIEACGLLADGAAQVLLVLAECPLPVPFEAFEDCHEQSHAFAWLLQAEATPGTAFSLTWRARGSDDALAVAAGAMPGSLAVLRFMLGEARTFEHAANRQAWCWSRHA, encoded by the coding sequence ATGCGCACCGACGGTGTCCGTTTTTCAATTGTCAGACATGCCGCATGGGCGCCAGGCCTGGAAACGCCGCAGCAATGGCGCGCGTGGGCGCAAAGCACCTTGCCCGTCGCACCGATTGCTGCTGCTGGCGAGCCGGGCGTGCGTGCGATGACGCCGATGCTGCGCCGCCGCGCCGGTCAGCTGGGCAAGATGGCGCTCGAAGTGGCGTACGCCTGCCTCGGCGAACAGCGTGATATTCCGCTCGTCTTTTGTTCCCGCCATGGCGAGGTGGCGCGCGCCGTCGAACTGTTGTCGGCGCTGGCCCAGGGCGAACCCTTGTCGCCGACGGCATTCGGCATGGCCGTACACAATGCCAGCGCAGGCCTGTTTTCCATCGCCCGCGCCGATACGGCGAATCAGCTGGCCATCGCTGCCGGTGCGGCCAGCCTCGAAGCCGCGGTGATCGAGGCGTGCGGCTTGCTGGCCGATGGCGCGGCACAGGTATTGCTGGTGCTGGCGGAGTGTCCCTTGCCGGTGCCATTCGAAGCTTTTGAAGACTGCCATGAGCAGTCGCATGCGTTTGCCTGGCTGCTGCAGGCCGAGGCTACCCCCGGCACCGCTTTCAGCCTGACGTGGCGCGCCCGCGGCAGTGATGACGCGTTGGCGGTGGCCGCCGGCGCCATGCCGGGCAGCCTGGCCGTATTGCGATTCATGCTCGGCGAGGCCCGCACGTTCGAGCATGCGGCCAACCGCCAGGCATGGTGCTGGAGCCGTCATGCATAG
- a CDS encoding AbrB family transcriptional regulator: protein MSHWQGIHPCKAILATSSDGVANMSLTAKTLHMGAPIVTAFHVFSC, encoded by the coding sequence TTGTCGCACTGGCAGGGCATCCATCCCTGCAAGGCCATCCTGGCCACCTCGTCCGATGGTGTCGCCAATATGTCGCTGACGGCCAAGACCCTGCATATGGGCGCGCCCATCGTCACGGCGTTTCATGTTTTTTCATGCTGA
- a CDS encoding ABC transporter ATP-binding protein, whose protein sequence is MNELTVNELYLDYGTGASANQILKGVSMHLKKGEVVALLGPSGSGKTTLLRAVAGLESPKAGTIQIGERNVFDGAKHFEMPAEHRNLGLVFQSYALWPHKTVFDNVAYGLKLRKMGSTEIAARIKEVLTQLGLGHLGERYPHQLSGGQQQRVAIARALVYNPPVILLDEPLSNLDAKLREEARAFLRELIVRLGLSALMVTHDQGEAMAISDRILLLNNGKIEQQGTPQSMYETPDTLFTAEFMGSNNRLPGKVVQREGNQVRLLVDGASMQGVARGANVGTEVTTMIRVEEVKISATQVDNAIELPLLTCMYLGDRWECLFERGGAENISLRAYSRHKLEAGKYWLHMPADKLWVF, encoded by the coding sequence ATGAATGAATTGACCGTCAATGAGCTGTACCTGGACTACGGCACCGGCGCCTCCGCCAACCAGATCCTGAAGGGCGTCTCGATGCACCTGAAAAAAGGCGAAGTGGTCGCCTTGCTGGGGCCTTCGGGCAGCGGCAAGACCACCTTGCTGCGCGCCGTCGCCGGCCTGGAAAGCCCGAAGGCGGGCACCATCCAGATCGGCGAGCGCAATGTCTTCGATGGCGCGAAGCATTTCGAAATGCCGGCCGAGCACCGCAACCTGGGACTGGTGTTCCAGTCGTACGCGCTGTGGCCGCACAAGACCGTGTTCGACAACGTCGCCTACGGCCTCAAATTGCGCAAGATGGGCAGCACGGAAATCGCCGCGCGCATCAAGGAAGTGCTGACGCAGCTGGGCCTGGGTCACCTGGGCGAGCGCTATCCGCACCAGCTGTCCGGCGGCCAGCAGCAGCGCGTGGCGATCGCCCGCGCGCTGGTGTACAACCCGCCCGTGATCCTGCTCGACGAACCGCTGTCGAACCTGGACGCCAAGCTGCGCGAGGAAGCACGCGCCTTCCTGCGCGAACTGATCGTGCGCCTGGGTCTGTCCGCGCTGATGGTGACGCATGACCAGGGCGAGGCGATGGCCATTTCCGACCGCATCCTGCTGCTGAATAACGGCAAGATCGAGCAGCAGGGCACGCCGCAAAGCATGTATGAAACGCCGGACACCCTGTTCACGGCCGAATTCATGGGCAGTAACAACCGCCTGCCCGGCAAGGTGGTGCAGCGCGAAGGCAATCAGGTGCGCCTGCTGGTCGATGGCGCCTCCATGCAGGGCGTGGCGCGCGGCGCCAACGTGGGCACGGAGGTGACCACTATGATCCGCGTCGAGGAAGTCAAGATCAGCGCCACGCAGGTCGACAATGCCATCGAGCTGCCGCTGCTGACGTGCATGTACCTGGGTGACCGCTGGGAATGCCTGTTCGAACGCGGCGGCGCCGAAAACATCAGCCTGCGCGCCTATTCGCGCCACAAGCTCGAAGCGGGCAAGTACTGGTTGCACATGCCGGCCGATAAGCTCTGGGTGTTTTAA
- a CDS encoding ABC transporter permease has translation MQTAILPLPARSRSPLSRLNWPRGVVVAITMVAIFLPLFLIFYQSFLNAPFFMPVREFGFDSYRFIFDDPDFSMAFKNGLMLACGLTVIAVPLGGMLAFLMVRTDLPGRGWVAPMLLVPIFVSPMVMGFGYVVSMGPVGFYSVWAKELFGFVPWNIYSFTSIVIIAGLTHVPHVYLYASSALKSLGSDVEEAARVAGASPVQVMLNVSLPMIMPALAYAGVLVFFLGFEVFGLVLVLGDPEGHLVLPTYLYKLTNKLGTPSYHLMAAVAVCLVMVTMPLVMIQRWLLKSANKYVSIKGKGARSKAMPLGRWKWLAFALLAGWLIFTIILPLSGIVLRSFVQYWGEGVHLADVLTLQHFRDIFDQPSLVRGIVNTILIGVVGGALAVGCYSFIALAMHRKQDGITRLLDYSVLVPRAVPGLLAGLSFLWVFLFVPAWLDGILKGMDNGVALWLSGHVIPVLREVRSTIFALWLAYSVVWMAYGMRLISTALLQVGPELEEAARAVGANRGQVTRDVTLPLIKYGLLGAWLMVFLIFEREYSTGVYLLSPGTEVIGAMLVSLWAGGSTDLVAALSFINITLVAIGLGIALRFGVKLHN, from the coding sequence ATGCAAACTGCTATCTTGCCGCTGCCTGCACGGTCGCGCTCTCCCTTGTCGCGCCTGAACTGGCCGCGCGGCGTGGTCGTGGCGATCACCATGGTCGCCATTTTCCTGCCGCTGTTCCTGATTTTTTACCAGAGCTTTCTGAACGCGCCGTTTTTCATGCCGGTGCGCGAATTCGGCTTTGATTCCTATCGTTTCATCTTCGATGATCCCGATTTCTCGATGGCCTTCAAGAATGGCCTGATGCTTGCCTGCGGCCTGACCGTGATCGCCGTGCCGCTGGGCGGCATGCTGGCCTTCCTGATGGTGCGCACGGATTTGCCTGGCCGCGGCTGGGTGGCGCCGATGCTGCTGGTGCCGATCTTTGTCTCGCCGATGGTGATGGGCTTTGGCTACGTCGTGTCGATGGGACCCGTGGGCTTTTACTCGGTCTGGGCCAAGGAGCTGTTCGGCTTCGTGCCCTGGAATATTTATTCCTTCACCAGCATCGTCATCATCGCCGGCCTGACGCACGTGCCGCACGTCTACCTGTATGCCTCGTCAGCCCTGAAAAGCCTGGGTTCGGACGTGGAAGAGGCGGCCCGCGTGGCCGGCGCTTCGCCGGTGCAGGTCATGCTCAACGTGTCGCTGCCGATGATCATGCCGGCGCTGGCGTATGCGGGCGTGCTGGTGTTCTTCCTCGGCTTCGAAGTATTCGGCCTGGTGCTGGTGCTCGGCGATCCGGAAGGCCATCTGGTGCTGCCGACCTATCTGTACAAGCTGACGAATAAACTCGGCACGCCGTCGTACCACCTGATGGCCGCCGTCGCCGTCTGCCTGGTGATGGTGACCATGCCGCTGGTGATGATACAGCGCTGGCTGCTCAAGTCCGCCAACAAATATGTGTCGATCAAGGGCAAGGGCGCGCGCAGCAAGGCGATGCCGCTGGGCCGCTGGAAGTGGCTGGCGTTTGCCCTGCTGGCAGGCTGGCTGATCTTCACCATCATCCTGCCTTTGAGCGGCATCGTGCTGCGCTCCTTCGTGCAGTACTGGGGCGAGGGCGTGCACCTGGCCGACGTATTGACCCTGCAGCACTTCCGCGATATTTTCGACCAGCCATCGCTGGTGCGCGGCATCGTCAACACCATCCTGATCGGCGTCGTCGGCGGTGCGCTGGCCGTGGGCTGCTACAGCTTCATCGCGCTGGCCATGCACCGCAAGCAGGACGGCATCACGCGCCTGCTCGATTACAGCGTGCTGGTGCCGCGCGCCGTGCCGGGTTTGCTGGCCGGCTTGTCGTTCCTGTGGGTGTTCCTGTTCGTGCCGGCCTGGCTCGACGGCATATTGAAAGGCATGGACAACGGCGTGGCCCTGTGGCTGAGCGGCCATGTGATACCAGTGCTGCGCGAAGTGCGCTCGACGATCTTCGCCCTGTGGCTCGCGTATTCGGTGGTGTGGATGGCCTACGGCATGCGTTTGATTTCCACGGCGCTGCTGCAAGTGGGACCGGAGCTGGAAGAGGCGGCGCGCGCCGTCGGCGCCAACCGCGGCCAGGTGACACGCGACGTGACCCTGCCGCTGATCAAATACGGCTTGCTGGGCGCCTGGCTGATGGTGTTCCTGATCTTCGAACGCGAATATTCGACGGGCGTGTACCTGCTCTCGCCGGGCACGGAAGTGATCGGCGCCATGCTGGTGTCGCTGTGGGCGGGCGGCTCGACCGATCTGGTGGCGGCGCTGTCCTTCATCAATATCACCCTGGTGGCCATCGGCCTGGGCATCGCGCTGCGCTTCGGCGTGAAGTTACACAACTGA